From the genome of candidate division WOR-3 bacterium, one region includes:
- a CDS encoding carboxypeptidase-like regulatory domain-containing protein has product MNLFLYLFAVSISGKVFNIDTGEPLAAHIYLVELNQTFISDSTGKFFIEGLHPDSYTIITSHVGFKEDTLNIDLKNFEHFSLSIGLQIIPIPLEPIAVIEKKNFESTIGVSNPEEIQIIPGLIKDIFKAIQTLPGVSTPSDYLGLIYMRGGELYENAIYYDNLEVIAPYHYFGVGSAFNTDLVEEVELYSGVFPARHGDAISSVLNIKSKKPARLISGNLSLDLLEAKYLYLCPVNTTCSFIFSSKRNYLDLLLKNIGILKDVILPYYIDHQGKILLYTKFGEFGILGLKSREGMNITTSFASEALELKVGGSGNTLGADWNWTVTDNAKVSISTFYTDMERELFGAIPQFENARTSEKILKEKYGLNCAGQFDFNILKFETGGGYGKFKFIHQGQKVEDLLYGLKLFDYSLEVDTFDNYKFIYLSEQFFTLEPLIAEFGQRVDWFPVIEKPNFSPRLRLIYDQNPRLYAGWGYHFQTPPLEYELHNPEPIYAQCLNLGLDYSFIKYYTVRVEYYRKKYHNLIRMGNNWFETKGKGEATGYELMIKRAQDNSFWWLSYGFLLVRRPAPYDFEDPEKPNNEHRLNLVVYRKITKKLGASARVHLATGNYYYEVIGRKWEFERWVPVYAPKRTSLPSYQRIDIEIQRQISFLGFSGEIYLAILNVTNHRNIQGYLYNQDWTMRKAYYMMPRLPLIGIRLKF; this is encoded by the coding sequence ATGAATCTTTTTCTTTACCTTTTTGCAGTATCAATTTCTGGTAAAGTCTTTAATATTGATACGGGCGAACCACTCGCGGCACACATTTATTTGGTAGAGTTGAACCAGACATTCATCTCCGATTCTACGGGAAAGTTTTTTATTGAAGGATTGCATCCGGATAGTTATACAATCATCACCAGCCATGTGGGATTTAAGGAAGATACTCTTAACATTGACTTAAAGAACTTTGAGCATTTCTCATTAAGTATCGGGCTCCAAATTATTCCCATACCCTTGGAGCCGATTGCGGTAATTGAGAAAAAGAATTTTGAAAGCACAATCGGGGTTTCAAACCCAGAAGAGATTCAAATAATTCCGGGGCTAATAAAAGATATCTTTAAAGCCATCCAAACCTTACCCGGCGTAAGCACCCCTTCGGATTATCTGGGATTGATATATATGCGAGGTGGCGAGTTATATGAAAATGCGATTTATTACGATAATCTTGAAGTCATTGCGCCCTACCATTATTTTGGAGTAGGTTCCGCATTTAATACGGATTTAGTTGAAGAAGTAGAACTTTACAGCGGTGTATTTCCTGCCCGTCATGGGGATGCAATTTCTTCGGTCCTGAATATCAAATCAAAGAAGCCCGCAAGGTTGATCAGTGGAAACTTGAGTCTTGATTTATTAGAAGCGAAGTATCTTTATCTGTGCCCGGTTAATACCACCTGCTCTTTCATTTTTTCGTCCAAAAGGAACTACCTGGACCTTTTGCTAAAGAATATAGGAATTTTAAAAGATGTGATACTACCTTATTATATTGACCATCAGGGTAAAATTCTTCTTTATACCAAGTTTGGTGAATTTGGTATTTTGGGTTTAAAGAGTAGAGAGGGGATGAATATAACGACTTCTTTTGCCAGCGAAGCCCTAGAATTAAAAGTTGGAGGTTCAGGGAATACCCTGGGGGCAGACTGGAATTGGACAGTAACTGATAATGCAAAAGTTTCAATTTCCACATTTTATACGGATATGGAGCGCGAGCTTTTTGGCGCAATCCCTCAATTTGAAAATGCCCGCACGAGCGAGAAGATATTGAAAGAGAAATACGGCTTGAATTGTGCTGGGCAATTTGATTTCAATATTCTAAAATTTGAAACCGGGGGTGGTTACGGTAAATTCAAATTTATACACCAGGGACAGAAGGTCGAAGACTTATTATACGGATTAAAATTGTTTGATTACTCATTGGAAGTTGATACATTTGATAACTATAAGTTTATATACTTGTCCGAACAGTTCTTTACATTAGAACCATTAATCGCTGAATTCGGGCAAAGGGTGGATTGGTTTCCGGTGATTGAAAAACCAAATTTCTCACCGCGCCTGAGACTTATTTATGACCAAAATCCCCGGCTTTATGCTGGTTGGGGTTATCACTTTCAAACTCCGCCTTTGGAATATGAATTACATAACCCCGAGCCCATCTATGCTCAATGTCTGAATTTAGGCTTGGATTACTCCTTCATTAAATATTATACAGTTAGGGTTGAGTATTATCGAAAAAAATATCACAATCTGATTAGAATGGGTAATAACTGGTTTGAAACGAAAGGGAAGGGTGAGGCTACAGGATACGAATTGATGATTAAACGTGCTCAAGATAATAGTTTTTGGTGGCTCTCTTATGGTTTCTTATTGGTACGCCGTCCAGCACCCTATGATTTTGAAGACCCCGAAAAACCCAATAATGAGCATAGACTTAATTTGGTGGTTTACCGAAAGATAACAAAAAAACTTGGCGCCAGCGCGCGAGTTCATCTTGCCACCGGAAATTATTATTATGAAGTCATTGGCAGAAAATGGGAATTTGAAAGATGGGTACCGGTTTATGCCCCAAAGCGAACGAGCCTACCATCTTATCAGCGGATTGATATTGAAATACAAAGGCAGATTTCCTTTTTAGGATTTTCTGGTGAAATCTACCTCGCAATTTTAAATGTCACCAATCATCGTAATATTCAGGGTTATTTATATAACCAAGATTGGACAATGCGTAAGGCATACTATATGATGCCCAGATTGCCACTGATTGGAATAAGATTAAAATTTTAG
- a CDS encoding Yip1 family protein, producing MIERIKGILFSPKVEWEKIKGEPTTIAQVLTGYAAPLALIPAIFGFLGYILIGVNFGMFGFVRYPLVSALVWAIVWFILTLVGLYIEGIVINALAPSFDSAPNPTNAFKLAVYSMTPYFVAGVLYIIPVLGVLVMLISLYGLYLMYLGMPVMMSTPKEKVIGYMIVAIIVMFVINIIIGAIAGGILAATYRPIWRF from the coding sequence ATGATTGAGCGCATCAAGGGGATACTCTTCAGTCCTAAGGTGGAATGGGAAAAAATTAAAGGTGAACCGACGACCATTGCCCAGGTCCTTACAGGCTACGCCGCACCACTGGCATTGATTCCAGCGATATTTGGTTTTTTAGGATATATTTTGATCGGGGTTAATTTTGGAATGTTCGGCTTTGTTCGATATCCTTTGGTCTCGGCGTTGGTTTGGGCAATAGTCTGGTTTATACTAACGCTCGTTGGGCTTTACATTGAAGGGATTGTAATAAATGCCCTGGCACCTTCTTTTGATTCTGCTCCTAATCCCACCAATGCCTTCAAACTTGCGGTATATTCCATGACCCCTTATTTTGTTGCGGGAGTACTTTATATCATTCCGGTTTTAGGTGTATTGGTCATGTTGATTTCTCTTTATGGACTTTACCTTATGTACCTGGGCATGCCCGTGATGATGTCCACACCAAAGGAGAAGGTGATCGGTTATATGATTGTGGCAATCATAGTGATGTTTGTGATAAACATCATAATTGGGGCAATTGCTGGTGGTATTCTCGCTGCGACCTATCGTCCAATCTGGAGGTTTTAA
- a CDS encoding FG-GAP-like repeat-containing protein: MEVNLRPILTILFLLSLCGAEKVVITRNKNYNPPPLPQSNIKINLVSSKGIETKSPQMLKTTHFFKEFGLPRPKLGARMQNLRILVLRAEFVEDNDSLTTGNGKMDLKGFGSPSDGLFYDPPHTKKYFERQMDFLRNYYRANSFGHCNITYTVKPDRPTECYQLPHKMAYYSGYDHFDPRTGFVYFNTYAMEMGMVRLVADAIAAADQDETVDFSDYDAIIVFHAGTMLQTSVNFLRFRDIPAATIPPGALEYYLGVPYIIANNGTDTIQCPICCLSEMARVDWYMAGALGTTVHEFGHVLGLPDLYDVSGWSNGVGAFDLMGTGGWVGMPDAGVPEGSIPANLGAWTRYFFGHYTNDPVWVEPVVVDHPESLLTLRASAVDTTQFGIAQKTMVKIPISPTEFFLIENRQQDIKQKDTIVIDVEDGVPVYVEHGEFDFFLPGSGILIWHIDDNVIYANYGSNTIQIDPKHKGIDVEEADGIQHFDAYVYFDTLEYYGSKYDLFFVDDSNKSNRKFGSFTNPNSDSYFGKSLLNIEIFSKLDTLMSFSVNFDIYQKGFPVSLPVRKTIHSLNYGDLDGNGDMEIVATTRYGHIYVYNHDGTPYRSAMVDTITTFTAIGDINNDGAEDIVFGSGFNLRVLDGITLTPLTNFPFRTDGIILGAPLLFDINGDNKLEIIFGSEDRKLYCLNSDGTNIANFPIYLNSWIYSTPCVFDETNRTIGVLGADGRFWLINKDGVVKEYTESQHNMLTYSSPVVGDIDRDGKLEAVIVNGYGTFYIYGSDTLEQKFETWIDTVFYYTPALADIDKDGYLEIISPNSSKTLYVFNRNGTIENDFPLNTDAKILYPLVIAELDTISREEIVFGLGPKDSLSSGQLKIIYNRNHEFAFSPLFGDGGFSSPGFVADIDFDGDLELACGSDSGKIYIWDFPGRTASWSGYMNSNKNWGLYRGVYFEISQSSDLIGSFYIYPSPVKGKGTVRFFLYQNAEVKVDILDITGHRIGGMKVYDTTPNEYNECYFNFKNQSNGVYILRIEAKNKNKKEVKFKKFAVLK, translated from the coding sequence ATGGAGGTCAATTTGCGTCCAATTCTTACAATTTTATTTTTATTGAGTCTCTGCGGGGCAGAGAAGGTGGTGATAACGAGAAATAAAAACTATAATCCACCTCCACTTCCACAATCCAATATAAAAATTAACCTTGTCAGTTCAAAAGGGATTGAAACAAAATCACCCCAGATGTTAAAGACAACCCATTTCTTTAAAGAATTTGGCCTGCCACGTCCCAAATTAGGCGCAAGAATGCAGAATCTGCGCATACTTGTTTTAAGGGCAGAGTTTGTTGAGGACAACGATTCTTTGACTACGGGAAATGGTAAGATGGACCTTAAAGGATTTGGCTCACCATCAGATGGCCTTTTTTATGACCCACCCCATACCAAAAAATATTTTGAAAGACAGATGGATTTTTTGCGCAATTACTATAGAGCTAATTCATTTGGTCATTGCAATATAACATATACGGTAAAACCCGACCGTCCAACCGAGTGTTATCAATTGCCGCATAAGATGGCTTATTACAGTGGATATGATCACTTTGATCCCCGGACGGGGTTTGTCTATTTTAATACTTATGCCATGGAGATGGGCATGGTCCGGTTGGTTGCCGATGCAATTGCCGCTGCGGACCAAGACGAGACCGTTGATTTTTCCGATTATGATGCAATTATTGTGTTCCATGCCGGAACGATGCTGCAAACGAGCGTTAATTTTTTGAGATTCCGCGATATCCCGGCGGCGACCATTCCCCCTGGCGCACTGGAATATTATCTTGGCGTACCCTATATTATTGCCAATAATGGGACGGATACAATTCAATGCCCGATATGTTGTTTATCAGAGATGGCAAGGGTTGACTGGTACATGGCTGGTGCACTTGGAACCACAGTCCATGAATTCGGTCATGTTCTTGGTTTACCTGACTTGTATGATGTTAGCGGCTGGTCAAACGGCGTTGGTGCATTTGATCTGATGGGGACCGGTGGTTGGGTTGGAATGCCGGATGCTGGTGTGCCGGAAGGTTCAATCCCCGCAAATCTGGGTGCCTGGACAAGGTACTTTTTTGGACATTATACAAATGACCCAGTTTGGGTTGAGCCAGTGGTGGTAGACCATCCTGAAAGTCTTTTGACCCTGCGGGCTTCAGCAGTAGATACTACCCAATTTGGGATTGCCCAAAAGACGATGGTAAAGATTCCAATTTCGCCCACAGAATTCTTTTTGATTGAAAACCGTCAGCAGGATATTAAACAAAAAGATACCATCGTTATTGATGTTGAAGATGGTGTTCCAGTTTATGTGGAACATGGCGAGTTTGATTTCTTTTTACCAGGAAGCGGAATTTTAATCTGGCATATTGATGATAATGTGATATATGCAAATTACGGCTCCAATACAATCCAGATTGATCCGAAACATAAAGGCATTGATGTGGAAGAAGCCGATGGTATCCAGCATTTTGATGCCTATGTGTATTTTGATACACTTGAATATTATGGTTCCAAGTATGATTTATTTTTTGTTGATGATTCTAATAAATCTAACCGCAAATTCGGTTCATTTACCAACCCCAATTCTGATAGTTATTTTGGTAAATCACTTTTGAATATAGAGATTTTTTCAAAACTTGATACCTTGATGAGCTTTTCAGTTAATTTTGATATCTATCAAAAAGGATTTCCGGTTTCCCTGCCGGTGCGGAAAACGATTCATTCCTTGAATTACGGCGACCTTGATGGTAATGGCGATATGGAAATAGTTGCGACAACCCGTTATGGACATATCTATGTTTATAACCATGACGGCACTCCTTATCGCTCAGCAATGGTTGATACAATCACCACATTTACCGCAATCGGTGATATAAACAATGACGGTGCTGAAGATATTGTATTTGGCTCAGGATTTAATTTACGGGTTTTGGATGGAATTACTCTTACACCATTAACAAACTTTCCATTCAGGACCGATGGCATAATTCTTGGTGCGCCTTTATTGTTTGATATAAATGGCGATAATAAACTTGAAATAATATTTGGTTCCGAGGATAGAAAACTATATTGTCTGAATAGTGATGGAACAAATATTGCAAACTTCCCGATTTATCTCAATTCCTGGATTTATTCCACACCCTGTGTTTTTGATGAGACTAATAGAACCATTGGTGTCCTTGGTGCAGATGGCAGATTCTGGCTTATAAATAAAGACGGCGTAGTAAAGGAATATACTGAATCCCAGCATAATATGCTCACATATTCATCACCAGTAGTGGGTGATATAGACCGAGATGGTAAGCTTGAAGCGGTAATTGTGAATGGCTATGGAACTTTTTATATCTATGGTTCAGATACCTTAGAACAGAAATTTGAAACCTGGATTGATACTGTCTTTTATTATACACCGGCGCTCGCGGATATTGATAAGGATGGCTATCTTGAAATTATCTCACCCAATAGTAGCAAGACCCTTTATGTCTTCAATCGTAATGGCACAATTGAAAATGATTTTCCGCTGAATACAGATGCAAAGATTTTATATCCACTCGTTATTGCCGAACTTGATACAATCAGTAGAGAAGAAATTGTCTTCGGTCTTGGACCCAAAGATAGTTTAAGTTCGGGACAATTGAAGATTATTTATAATCGCAATCATGAATTTGCATTTTCACCATTGTTCGGTGATGGTGGATTTTCTTCGCCCGGGTTTGTAGCAGATATTGATTTTGATGGTGATTTAGAACTTGCCTGTGGTAGCGATTCTGGAAAGATTTATATTTGGGATTTCCCGGGTAGAACTGCTTCCTGGAGTGGTTATATGAATTCAAATAAAAACTGGGGATTGTATAGGGGTGTTTATTTCGAAATTTCACAATCTTCAGACCTTATTGGTTCTTTTTATATTTATCCATCACCGGTGAAAGGAAAAGGAACAGTGCGTTTCTTTCTTTATCAGAATGCTGAAGTGAAGGTTGATATCTTGGATATTACCGGACATAGAATTGGTGGTATGAAGGTATATGACACGACACCGAATGAATATAACGAATGCTATTTTAATTTTAAAAATCAATCTAATGGTGTATATATCTTGCGCATTGAAGCGAAGAATAAGAATAAAAAAGAAGTGAAATTTAAGAAATTTGCCGTGCTGAAGTAA